One segment of Paenibacillus sp. FSL R7-0337 DNA contains the following:
- a CDS encoding copper homeostasis protein CutC: MLLEVIATTVSDAVIAEHYGADRIELVTGIREGGLTPSLGLIEAVREQVSIPVRVMVRPHARSFVYNASDVETMLRDIRHIAGVGGLSVVMGMLREDRTIDEELLSRLLDRAAGMEVTFHRAFDEVQDQLEALEVLRRYPQITDILTSGGTAAANTPGGMVRLAVLERLSAGSSLSILAGSGLNAADLKDFVTRTGVRRVHFGSAVREDGDPLKPIDPERLAAIRALLKP, translated from the coding sequence ATGCTGTTAGAGGTTATAGCTACTACGGTAAGTGATGCGGTTATAGCGGAGCATTATGGTGCTGACCGGATTGAACTGGTCACAGGCATCAGGGAGGGCGGATTAACGCCCAGTCTGGGCCTGATTGAAGCGGTCCGGGAGCAGGTCAGTATTCCGGTGAGAGTAATGGTGAGGCCGCATGCACGTTCCTTCGTGTATAATGCATCCGATGTGGAGACCATGCTGCGCGATATCCGCCATATAGCCGGGGTAGGCGGGCTGTCTGTGGTGATGGGAATGCTCCGGGAGGACCGGACGATAGACGAAGAGCTGCTGAGCCGGCTGCTGGATAGGGCAGCGGGGATGGAGGTTACCTTCCACCGTGCTTTCGACGAGGTGCAGGACCAGCTTGAAGCTCTAGAGGTTCTGAGGCGGTATCCGCAGATTACGGATATCCTGACGTCCGGCGGGACTGCTGCTGCCAATACGCCTGGCGGTATGGTGAGACTTGCTGTACTGGAACGGCTGTCTGCCGGTTCTTCCCTCTCCATCCTGGCAGGCAGCGGCCTGAATGCCGCTGACCTGAAGGATTTCGTTACACGGACCGGCGTTCGCCGGGTACACTTTGGTTCGGCAGTCCGGGAGGACGGCGACCCGCTGAAGCCGATAGACCCGGAGCGGCTCGCAGCCATACGTGCTCTTCTCAAGCCCTAG